A genome region from Maylandia zebra isolate NMK-2024a linkage group LG6, Mzebra_GT3a, whole genome shotgun sequence includes the following:
- the LOC143419015 gene encoding uncharacterized protein LOC143419015 translates to MTFAAQLDRITPQLMTVFQKKGGVSGQKLAHHLQIMQEAESDVKVKREAVLRALCLYLGEEDGSLIREFFDIEGDDIQRDLKKHTMGIYVINREDGQNGHYDDIGIFVEGEIVMDNIGSLAQACALMLGVIYALNLAFPKELKDYYEFI, encoded by the exons ATGACCTTCGCGGCACAGTTAGACAGAATTACACCTCAgttgatgacagttttccaGAAGAAGGGTGGTGTTTCTGGGCAGAAACTTGCCCACCACTTGCAGATCATGCAAGAG GCTGAAAGTGATGTTAAAGTGAAAAGGGAAGCAGTTCTCAGGGCACTTTGCCTCTACCTTGGTGAAGAGGACGGAAGCCTTATTCGGGAGTTCTTT gaCATTGAAGGAGATGATATCCAGAGAGACCTGAAGAAGCACACCATGGGCATTTATGTCATCAACAGGGAGGATGGACAAAATGGACATTATGATGACATTGGAATATTTGTTGAAGGGGAGATAGTCATGGACAACATTGGATCTCTGGCGCAAGCTTGTGCATTGATGCTTGGAGTAATCTATGCACTAAACCTAGCCTTCCCCAAGGAATTGAAGGACTATTATGAATTCATTTAG
- the rnaseh2a gene encoding ribonuclease H2 subunit A, with the protein MDLSPFEDDNSVSCRLVSEIPEVCKTEDCCLGIDEAGRGPVLGPMVYGICFCPLSRKEELKDLKVADSKTLTEAERENLFEKLDEAKSYVGWALQILSPNTISTCMLRRTKYNLNALSHDTAIDLVQYALDSGVQLKEIYVDTVGPADKYEHKLSQRFPGIQVTVRPKADSLFPVVSAASICAKVARDRVVKGWNFTEDLGEVDTDYGSGYPNDPKTKAWLLKYLDPVFGYPQFVRFSWSTAQTLMDSKAVNVHWDDDEEDGEKAAQRQSNKSMLSYFSVSAGGNDQNATHQAHRFFTERRLKSLNTL; encoded by the exons ATGGACCTCAGCCCCTTTGAAGATGACAACTCCGTCAGCTGCCGGCTGGTTTCTGAGATCCCTGAAGTCTGCAAAACGGAGGATTGCTGTCTTGGCATTGATGAGGCTGGCAGGGGGCCTGTGCTGG GGCCGATGGTGTATGGGATATGTTTCTGTCCACTTTCCAGAAAGGAGGAGCTGAAGGACTTGAAAGTAGCAG aTTCAAAAACCctgacagaggcagaaagagagaATCTTTTTGAAAAACTGGATGAAGCTAAGAGTTATGTTGGGTGGGCTCTGCAGATTCTGTCGCCAAACACCATCTCTACCTGCATGTTACGGAG GACAAAATACAACCTCAACGCCCTTTCACACGATACAGCAATAGACCTTGTACAGTATGCTTTGGACAGTGGAGTACAGCTTAAAGAG ATTTATGTGGACACAGTTGGCCCAGCGGACAAGTATGAGCATAAACTCTCTCAGCGGTTTCCGGGTATTCAAGTGACTGTGAGGCCAAAAGCTGACTCCCTGTTTCCAGTTGTGAGTGCAGCCAGTATCTGTGCAAAG GTTGCTAGGGATCGTGTCGTGAAAGGCTGGAACTTTACAGAGGACTTGGGAGAGGTGGATACAGACTATGGCTCAGGGTACCCTAATG ATCCCAAGACGAAAGCGTGGCTGCTGAAGTACCTCGACCCAGTATTTGGCTACCCTCAGTTTGTTCGATTTAGCTGGAGCACTGCCCAAACCCTAATGGACAGCAAAGCGGTTAATGTGCATTG GGACGATGATGAAGAGGATGGCGAGAAGGCAGCGCAGAGGCAGAGCAACAAGTCAATGTTGTCCTACTTCAGTGTATCAGCTGGAGGTAACGACCAAAATGCAACCCACCAGGCACACCGCTTCTTCACTGAGCGGAGGCTGAAGAGCCTCAACACACTCTAA